One region of Glutamicibacter sp. B1 genomic DNA includes:
- the prmC gene encoding peptide chain release factor N(5)-glutamine methyltransferase produces METLSAVRLAAITALANAGVPSPGVDADLLLCHVLGITRSELKLRELRGDSFGGDERAQFTELVAARRTRIPLQHLTGLAYFRYLELKVGPGVFTPRPETETVVQLGLDFIAEHGLDEPNCIDLCAGSGAIAAALASEVPGSRVWAVELSDQAIGYTRSNCEPHGVTVLHQDATSVPVEFEGTMDLVISNPPYIPPNAIPREAEVRDHDPQMALYGLGEDGLQIPRAISAQAMELLRPGGYFVMEHAEVQEASAAQMLRDAGFERVTGHQDLTGRARATSGYAPHREPVPPTTHHA; encoded by the coding sequence TTGGAAACACTATCGGCCGTGCGCTTAGCCGCGATTACGGCACTGGCCAACGCCGGGGTGCCAAGCCCCGGCGTTGATGCCGACCTCTTGCTCTGCCACGTGCTGGGCATTACCCGTTCCGAGCTGAAATTGCGCGAGCTGCGTGGGGATAGTTTTGGTGGCGATGAGCGCGCACAATTCACCGAATTGGTGGCTGCACGCCGTACCCGGATTCCATTGCAGCACCTGACCGGTCTCGCGTACTTCCGTTACCTTGAACTCAAGGTCGGTCCGGGGGTCTTTACCCCGCGGCCCGAAACCGAAACCGTGGTGCAGTTGGGCCTGGACTTTATTGCCGAACACGGCCTTGACGAGCCTAACTGCATTGACCTGTGTGCCGGTTCTGGGGCGATTGCTGCTGCACTGGCCAGTGAGGTGCCCGGCTCCAGGGTGTGGGCCGTGGAGCTTTCGGATCAAGCCATCGGTTATACCCGAAGTAATTGCGAACCCCACGGGGTCACGGTATTGCACCAGGACGCCACTAGCGTGCCTGTGGAATTCGAGGGCACCATGGACCTGGTGATTTCTAACCCGCCGTACATCCCGCCCAATGCGATTCCTCGCGAGGCTGAAGTGCGTGACCACGATCCGCAGATGGCACTGTATGGACTGGGGGAGGATGGTTTGCAGATTCCGCGAGCCATTAGTGCCCAAGCCATGGAGTTATTGCGCCCTGGCGGATACTTTGTGATGGAACACGCTGAAGTGCAGGAGGCGTCCGCAGCGCAGATGCTGCGCGATGCTGGATTTGAGCGCGTCACAGGCCATCAAGATTTGACCGGAAGGGCACGTGCGACCTCCGGCTACGCACCACACCGAGAACCAGTACCACCGACGACCCACCACGCATGA
- a CDS encoding L-threonylcarbamoyladenylate synthase yields the protein MSTRFLVSNEQEHEAGLTAAKAALAEKRCIVLPTDTVYGIGADAFSAQGVAMLLAAKGRGRTMPPPVLIAQSATMDGLARDIPDAARKLADAFWPGGLTLILQAQPSLTWDLGETRGTVGLRVPNDDTALELLRETGPLAVSSANRSGQPAALDVDSAMEQLGESVDVYLDGGSRGEDPTQVLPSTIIDCTGEHLKVVRAGAISIEELRVVVPEVLDLGQDAPGQDA from the coding sequence GTGAGCACAAGATTTTTGGTAAGCAACGAGCAGGAACACGAAGCGGGCCTCACTGCGGCTAAAGCTGCCTTGGCAGAGAAACGATGCATCGTCTTGCCCACCGACACGGTGTACGGGATTGGCGCTGATGCCTTTAGCGCTCAGGGCGTGGCGATGCTGTTGGCCGCCAAGGGACGCGGTCGCACCATGCCGCCACCGGTACTGATCGCCCAGAGTGCCACCATGGATGGCCTGGCCCGTGATATTCCGGATGCTGCCCGCAAATTAGCTGACGCGTTTTGGCCTGGCGGATTGACCTTGATCTTGCAGGCTCAGCCTTCACTGACCTGGGATCTAGGGGAGACCCGGGGAACCGTTGGATTGCGCGTACCCAATGATGACACCGCCCTAGAACTACTACGCGAGACCGGCCCCTTGGCCGTGTCTTCGGCCAATCGCTCCGGGCAACCGGCGGCCCTCGACGTTGATTCGGCTATGGAACAGCTCGGCGAATCCGTCGACGTGTATCTTGATGGTGGCTCGAGGGGCGAAGATCCTACCCAGGTGTTGCCCTCAACGATTATCGATTGTACCGGTGAACATCTCAAGGTTGTTCGTGCTGGCGCGATTTCCATCGAAGAGTTGCGCGTGGTCGTTCCTGAAGTGCTCGACTTGGGACAGGATGCCCCAGGCCAGGACGCATGA
- a CDS encoding MraY family glycosyltransferase has translation MRLYVLLIAFSFTASYLLTPVVRSLGERFTTNQLVRERDQHQAPVVKFGGVAIIASFAMGLWLASNFHFFRGVFGGEALTGLSLALLVIVILGLADDMFDLRWWIKLIGQILIGWLVATHGVLIQSLPVGSWQIDRDWLQVVITIFLVVLTMNAINFSDGLDGLAAGLAAIGAATFFVYSYILATHVSAEDYANLGALLCALLLGACLGFLPHNFNPANIFMGESGVLAIGLILSVSAIAVTGDVQGLDAHRFRNIPAYMPMMLPMVIVFLPVLDLVLSVFRRLANKRSPFSPDSKHIHHRMLAQGHSVRRAVILLYLWAAVIAVSVVSIAFIPVILVIPLALVLVLVAAIGTWWPLVLRRVEALRKRLGH, from the coding sequence ATGAGATTATACGTACTGCTCATCGCCTTTAGCTTTACAGCATCGTATCTACTGACCCCGGTGGTCCGTTCCCTAGGGGAGCGGTTCACCACTAATCAGTTGGTGCGCGAACGCGATCAGCATCAGGCACCCGTCGTAAAATTCGGCGGCGTTGCCATTATTGCCTCCTTTGCCATGGGACTGTGGCTGGCGAGCAATTTTCACTTCTTCCGAGGTGTCTTTGGCGGGGAAGCACTCACCGGCCTGAGCCTAGCGCTACTGGTCATTGTGATTCTGGGGCTAGCAGATGACATGTTTGATCTGCGCTGGTGGATCAAACTAATTGGTCAAATCCTTATTGGTTGGCTCGTGGCTACCCATGGGGTGTTGATCCAATCCTTGCCGGTGGGATCATGGCAGATCGATCGAGATTGGCTACAGGTTGTGATCACCATATTTTTGGTTGTACTCACGATGAACGCCATTAACTTCTCTGACGGGCTAGATGGTTTGGCAGCCGGACTGGCAGCCATCGGAGCAGCGACCTTCTTTGTGTACTCCTACATTCTGGCCACGCATGTCAGTGCCGAAGACTACGCCAATTTAGGTGCGCTTCTTTGCGCTCTGTTATTGGGTGCCTGCCTAGGATTTTTACCGCATAACTTCAACCCCGCGAATATCTTCATGGGGGAGAGCGGCGTGCTGGCCATCGGTCTGATTCTCTCGGTGTCGGCCATTGCCGTCACCGGCGACGTTCAAGGACTCGACGCCCACCGCTTCCGCAACATCCCGGCCTATATGCCCATGATGTTGCCCATGGTCATTGTCTTCTTACCAGTACTAGACCTTGTACTCTCGGTTTTCCGGCGTCTGGCCAACAAGCGCTCACCCTTTTCCCCAGACTCCAAGCACATCCATCACCGGATGCTCGCCCAGGGCCATTCGGTACGTCGCGCAGTGATTTTGCTCTATTTGTGGGCTGCAGTGATAGCTGTATCGGTGGTCTCTATTGCCTTCATCCCGGTCATCTTGGTGATCCCGCTGGCATTGGTGCTGGTGTTGGTGGCAGCGATCGGCACGTGGTGGCCTCTGGTGCTGCGACGCGTGGAAGCCCTACGTAAGCGACTGGGGCATTAA
- the atpB gene encoding F0F1 ATP synthase subunit A, with product MASEEGGFIPPSVSDTHLPEIFPWAAEYGTGFGKQMLMIVLSIVLITWFFSAAIKNPKLVPGKMQYLAESGYAFVRNGIGRDIIGEKNFRPWIPLLFATFFFVLLNNLFGAIPFLQLPSFSHAGSAYAMAIIIYGTWIAVGLKNHGIRFFKLAVTPAGVSPVMLILLVPLEIISNFIVRPLTHSLRLMATMLAGHIIVMLAASGARHLIVIQDSLALNGVGVLVIAGSVAMYFLELLIMVLQAFVFTLLTAIYIQGAIEADAH from the coding sequence ATGGCCTCAGAAGAAGGCGGCTTCATTCCGCCATCGGTGTCCGATACCCACCTCCCCGAGATTTTCCCTTGGGCAGCCGAGTACGGCACCGGTTTCGGCAAGCAGATGCTCATGATCGTTTTGTCGATCGTGCTCATCACTTGGTTCTTCAGCGCCGCCATCAAGAACCCGAAGTTGGTTCCAGGCAAGATGCAGTACCTCGCTGAATCCGGTTACGCCTTCGTGCGTAACGGCATCGGCCGCGACATCATCGGCGAGAAGAATTTCCGCCCTTGGATTCCGCTGCTATTCGCGACTTTCTTCTTCGTACTGCTCAATAACCTCTTCGGCGCGATTCCGTTCTTGCAGCTTCCATCGTTCTCACACGCTGGTTCTGCATACGCGATGGCGATCATCATCTATGGCACCTGGATTGCTGTAGGTCTGAAGAACCACGGTATCCGCTTCTTCAAGCTGGCCGTCACCCCAGCCGGTGTCAGCCCAGTGATGTTGATTCTGCTGGTGCCGTTGGAAATCATTTCTAACTTCATCGTTCGTCCGCTGACGCACTCGCTGCGTCTGATGGCAACGATGCTGGCAGGCCATATCATTGTGATGCTGGCTGCTTCGGGTGCCCGTCACTTGATCGTGATCCAGGATTCGCTGGCACTGAACGGTGTTGGTGTTCTGGTGATCGCAGGTTCCGTGGCTATGTACTTCCTTGAATTGTTGATCATGGTGCTGCAGGCGTTCGTGTTTACCCTGCTGACCGCGATCTACATCCAGGGTGCAATTGAAGCTGACGCCCACTAG
- a CDS encoding ATP synthase subunit C, which translates to MRMSGSLNMIGYGLAAIGSAIGVGLIFAAYINGVARQPEAQRILQPIAMLGFALAEALAILGLVFAFVIK; encoded by the coding sequence ATTCGCATGAGCGGCTCCCTGAACATGATCGGTTACGGTCTGGCAGCAATTGGTTCGGCTATCGGCGTGGGCTTGATCTTCGCTGCGTACATCAACGGCGTTGCACGTCAGCCAGAGGCACAGCGCATCCTGCAGCCAATCGCAATGCTCGGCTTCGCACTTGCTGAAGCACTGGCCATCCTTGGCCTGGTTTTCGCCTTCGTTATCAAGTAA
- a CDS encoding F0F1 ATP synthase subunit B has product MNSTDFILAAGESVNPLMPNPWEILVTGVSFAVLLFIVIKVIAPKFEQAYEDRVTAIEGGLEKAEAAQKEAEETLAQYKAQLLEARTEANRIREEARSEGAQILEDLKTKATDEAARISEQAQRQIQAERTAALSSLRTDVGTLATELASKVVDEALKDDARAQRVVDQFLNDLEAQQNAGASN; this is encoded by the coding sequence ATGAACAGCACTGACTTCATCCTCGCTGCGGGCGAATCGGTTAACCCGCTGATGCCTAACCCGTGGGAAATTCTCGTCACGGGCGTTAGCTTCGCGGTTCTCCTTTTCATCGTCATCAAGGTCATCGCTCCGAAGTTTGAGCAGGCCTATGAAGATCGCGTCACCGCGATCGAAGGCGGTCTTGAGAAGGCCGAGGCAGCACAGAAGGAAGCAGAGGAGACCTTGGCACAGTACAAGGCTCAGCTTCTGGAAGCACGCACCGAAGCAAACCGCATCCGCGAGGAAGCTCGCAGCGAAGGCGCTCAGATCCTTGAAGATCTGAAGACCAAAGCAACCGACGAAGCTGCCCGCATCAGCGAGCAGGCACAGCGTCAGATCCAGGCAGAGCGCACCGCTGCTCTGTCCTCGCTTCGCACCGACGTGGGCACCTTGGCCACCGAGCTTGCAAGCAAGGTTGTTGACGAAGCTCTGAAGGACGATGCCCGTGCACAGCGCGTGGTTGATCAGTTCCTGAACGATTTGGAAGCTCAGCAGAACGCAGGTGCATCGAACTAA
- a CDS encoding F0F1 ATP synthase subunit delta, whose protein sequence is MASVSSESLAKALEFLEPKLALASIELPKELFAVLEVLDANAGLRRALTDPAREDAEKASLLAQLLRGKISADAEKTVAQLASTRWSSERDISDALETLAVTAVTAVAEQQDGASGLNKLEQDLFSFIEVVRGNHELQRALDDAQAPVEAKRALALKLVPNASQTSQVLISQAVSNPRGLKPATLVERFVELVAKRQQRWIATVTSSVELSQAQRSRLETSLNKLYGRQLKLNTAIDPSLVGGLVVKVGDEVVDASVASRVADLRRALAN, encoded by the coding sequence ATGGCAAGTGTATCGAGCGAGTCATTGGCAAAGGCCTTGGAGTTCTTGGAACCCAAGTTGGCACTGGCATCTATTGAGCTGCCAAAGGAACTGTTCGCGGTCCTGGAAGTACTGGATGCAAATGCCGGTCTTCGCCGAGCATTGACTGATCCAGCCCGTGAAGATGCTGAAAAGGCAAGCCTTTTGGCTCAGCTGTTGCGCGGAAAGATCTCGGCTGATGCTGAGAAGACCGTCGCTCAGTTGGCTTCAACCCGCTGGAGCTCGGAACGCGACATTAGCGATGCGCTCGAAACGCTGGCTGTCACCGCAGTTACTGCAGTGGCTGAACAGCAGGACGGCGCTTCAGGGCTGAACAAGCTGGAGCAGGATCTGTTCTCCTTCATCGAGGTAGTTCGTGGCAACCATGAACTGCAGCGTGCGTTGGATGATGCACAGGCCCCAGTTGAAGCTAAGCGTGCTCTTGCGCTCAAGCTTGTGCCTAACGCGTCGCAGACCTCGCAGGTTTTGATCTCCCAAGCAGTTTCTAACCCACGTGGTTTGAAGCCAGCAACCCTGGTAGAACGCTTTGTTGAACTTGTCGCTAAGCGCCAGCAGCGCTGGATCGCTACGGTGACCAGCTCGGTGGAGCTTTCGCAGGCTCAGCGTTCGCGCCTGGAGACCAGCCTGAACAAGCTATACGGTCGTCAACTTAAGCTCAACACCGCTATCGACCCATCGCTGGTTGGTGGACTGGTAGTTAAGGTTGGCGACGAAGTTGTCGACGCTTCCGTGGCATCGCGCGTGGCGGATTTGCGCCGCGCACTGGCTAACTAG